Proteins encoded within one genomic window of Arachis ipaensis cultivar K30076 chromosome B08, Araip1.1, whole genome shotgun sequence:
- the LOC107611125 gene encoding uncharacterized protein LOC107611125: protein MTGRSTSSQLLETLPLSNIKWICPTAPTRPVAILGGFFCTVCNHKSLSTAHYIKSRHCNTAKAFLALDSSYRWALSGTPLQNRVGELYSLFLIPIVAPNLAESCGERQTTSNSTQDAQGQGTSTATGHSSTSAPKLRYDGAKCWHPPKPGLKRISQVFKENYNKPWLSFDEADDDTRKIWWTEWRKCFDIIDTEEDDIYQAWRFRAAKLLRGMLHAIRKKGARPYWIPPEVLGELMRHWDTDAYRQLQARNTAARKSTRGTSLHTAGGTTFPEARLRLNHSLGRPSRMDEFFEHTHTRKEDRTQWVDEHSRKTKDIFQERMFQAEQERKTAIEAGVIDPPPVSEESIWIETVGGKRRGH from the exons ATGACAGGCAGGAGCAC CTCATCTCAGCTCCTGGAGACTCTTCCACTTTCAAAT ATAAAATGGATTTGCCCAACTGCTCCTACCCGTCCTGTGGCCATACTTGGTGGCTTTTTTTGCACTGTATGTAATCACAAATCCTTATCTACTGCACACTACATAAAGTCGCGACACTGTAACACTGCAAAAGCTTTTCTTGCCTTAGACTCTTCATACAGATGGGCGCTTAGTGGCACTCCCCTGCAGAACCGTGTTGGAGAGCTGTATTCTCTG TTCCTTATTCCTATTGTAGCTCCTAATCTAGCAGAATCTTGTGGGGAAAGACAAACCACATCTAATAGTACCCAAGATGCTCAGGGTCAAGGAACATCCACTGCCACTGGTCACTCCAGCACGAGTGCTCCCAAGCTTAGATATGATGGTGCCAAATG tTGGCACCCACCTAAGCCTGGATTGAAGCGTATCTCTCAGGTTTTTAAAGAAAACTACAACAAGCCttggctgagttttgatgaggcAGATGATGATACTCGAAAAATATGGTGGACTGAGTGGAGG aaatgctTTGACATTATTGATACGGAAGAGGATGATATCTATCAAGCTTGGAGGTTTAGGGCTGCCAAGCTCTTGCGAGGTATGCTCCATGCCATTCGCAAAAAAGGTGCCCGTCCATATTGGATCCCACCAGAAGTTCTCGGTGAATTGATGAGACATTGGGACACTGATGCCTATAGACAATTACAGGCGAGAAATACAGCTGCCAGGAAATCGACTCGAGGTACTTCCCTTCACACTGCAGGAGGCACCACTTTTCCAGAAGCGAGGTTACGCTTG AATCATTCGCTTGGAAGACCATCACGTATGGATGAGTTTTTTGAGCACACTCATACTCGCAAAGAGGATAGGACTCAATGGGTTGATGAACACTCCCGAAAGACAAAG GATATATTTCAGGAGCGTATGTTTCAGGCTGAGCAAGAGCGGAAGACTGCTATAGAGGCTGGTGTAATTGATCCACCGCCTGTCTCTGAAGAAAGCATATGGATTGAGACAGTGGGTGGAAAACGAAGAGGACATTAA